The genomic window ccgctgacggtgctgcctGCACTTCGCCAGCGCCCCCCGGGTGGCCCAACGCCGCAGTCGAAGACGgcctctgctgttgctggaGAGAGCCAGCCCACACCAGCGAACCCTCCGATGGCACGCCGACACTCAAGCGGGGCGCCACATGAGCCGCTGGACACACGGCAAGAAACGCCGGCGTTCTGCCCTCTGCGCCGACGTCCGTGCTTCCTGACGCCGCTGTTGCATGCGAGGTGCCCGCCCGGGCCATCCCAGCATCCTCCCGTAGGAAGATGGGcacgtcctcgtcggcgccggtggaggACGGCGCAACGCTTCCCGCTTGTGCGCCGAGGACGTCGTCACCGAACGCCATCCAATCAAAGTGCCCCTCCATGGTGGGGACGCGTCagcggaaggggagagagaagcacgcacgcactctgCTGCCACTAGCTGAGACACACGGAGAGCCGCGAGTAATGGTGGAGAGGCGATTCGTTCAAGATGGCCGGCGATGCTGGATGGCAAGCGCACGTCTCCTGCGCTACTCCCTTGGCTTGCTTTTCCTCTCTGTCTGGGCTCCGTGTCGTCGCCCTCTGGGAGAGGGATCAGCCCAAGGGACGGTGCGCGCTGGCTAGAATCCCCGTTTCCAGGCGTTCCAgggctctgcagcagcttgcGGGGTGGTGCTGTAGGGctgcgtgaggaggaggctgtcACAGAGATCGTactggtgtgcgtgtgtgcgtgtggacgTGTCAGGCGcggtgagagagggaaggggacggggaagggggtcACGTGCAGGAAGCCAGGAAACAAGATCGGCATGTatggggagagcgagagaatggtgtgtgtgtgggggggggggtccgTCCTGCTTGATCACCTCATGTGCAGCTCACGTCATCGAatcggcccccctccccgaaaCTCCCGTGAGTGCGGCAGGGGCGTCCATTTTGGTGGCACGAGCACAAGCGTTTGCGGCAGTGAACAATACGCGCCTGGACGCTGtgcaccctcctccccctgcctcggCACACGCAGAGCGACGACAGGAGAAAATAGAGAAGGGCACGCCGACGTCGGTGCGCGCGTTCTCAGCTCCGGAGGACAGCCTGCGCGACGcacgcctccgcagcgcgcgcgagagaaacagcgaggagggcgatggagggagggggccagGAACGGGTGCAAGGGTCAAAAGGCATGTGTCGCCGAACAACCACAGATTGCGCACGACACATAATAGTCATCACAACGAAACAGCAGACGGCATGGGCGGCCAAGCAGCGCAGGCTTTTATGTTGCCATGCGTCCGACATGTCCACAGTCCTGCCACCCGCGGAATAAGCCAGAAAAATGCatacgcatgcgcgcacaccaccaccatcgcctcACCGGCGCGGGTGTGTCCCAGCGGAAGGGGCCCGTGCATCGACAGGTGCCAGCGCAGAAACAGCTCACAGCCTGTCGTAGcgacgggggggggtgcggcCACAGACACTCCAACGGGGGACGCccgtgcagcgcgagcgAGATGCGCGCAAGCAGATCGCTGCGCGAGTCAAGGTGTGCGGTGAGCCTCAAGCGATCCGCGAATCCCGTGCAGAGCATACCGGGCACAGCGCCGGGCCGGCCGCCCTCATAGCATAACCAgcaggcgggggtgggtgggtgccacgatgccggcggtgcaATAGGCAGCACGCCACCTGCACTCCATCCCGTCACCGCCAGtcacccgctgctgcagcggtccAAAGTGCACGGACAGGTGCCTGTGCGAGGCTGCGTGAAGATGGTCTCCTGCGGCCTCGCGAGCGCAGCATCCCTGTTCCTCTGGTGGGGGACGGCTGTCGCCAAGCACCTCTTGCCGTGGCGTGTCGCATCGTGCGCCGCGGCTTCCTTTCCTTTGGAAGGGGGGAGCGGATATCGACCTGGCGACTGAGGGCAGTGCCCAAGTCCGTGGTCCGTGCAGCTGGCGCCggccccccctccaccgccgaTGTTGCGAGCTTGCCAGCGTCATCCTGCTGCACCAACTCGCAATAGCCAACGACAAGCCGAGGTGAGAGGcgcgcgacgacgacgacgacgacgacgacggcggcggcggcggcggcgggccgGTGGCGTCAGCGTGTGTGCCCAGATACGTCGCGACATGCCATCCCTCCCCACTGCCGTAGGGCCTGCGGTGAGAGTGCcacgaagagggagagcaagtCCGTGACAGCAGCAACGCTTTGCGTCTCCCTGCCTTAGTTAATCAATCTGTCGTCGCAGCAGGTCACGTTTTAGCTCCAGTCCTTTACAtccagcacggcggcggcaggcaggcaggcaggcaggcaagggcgggcgggcggaggggggcagGAGGGGATCGCCCAGGCTCTTGTCGCTGCATATTTGGCTGTAATTTGTACCTCCAACCATCACGGCGGCTCCTGACGCGCTGCCTGCCTGTGCTGTACGGTCCTGTCCACACCGGGTAAGAGGGCTCCGCAGCGCGGGCGAGTCCGCGGCCTGCATGCCGCTggctttctcttcctctggAAAGTGGCGCGCCCGCAGTCCCCGCGCAAAAAGGCCAACGGTCGAGAAACTTAAacggcgagcgagagagttGCATCGTATAACAGAGGCACATATACCCGCAGACCTACACGCGGGCAGcgacacacatgcacgcacacgcacgcaccagcacGAGCGCCGAGAGAGGATCAAGGCCACACACAACGACCTACACAACGCGACAGCaggcagcgagcagcagaCACATTCACGTAAACAccgacagacacgcacgagAACGCGGCAGACTCGCACTGGAGCCTAGAGTGCtatgcacacatgcgcgtCACTTCCTCCGAGGggacgtgagagagagagagagagaaaaaaggggcaGGAAGAGGGGCGTGGGGAGACGGGGACAGCGCGATGCTGTACACGCAATATATAATACGCACATGagcgtacgcacacacacacacacaaatatagagagacacacatacatacacatatacacatatatatatatacatatacatatacatatatacatatatatacatatatacatacatatatatacatatatacatatatacatataccAGATGTACACACGCATCACGGAATGGCAGCTGTTTAAGAGAGGTGGGATGGGAACACCTCATGCATTTACAGGAGCGCAAACGCAGGCCCTGTCccctacccctccctctctccccggggagggagggggcgggcaAAACGGCGAATCAtgagcacggcgtgcagtCGCGTGGACCTGACGTGCATggcaccacacacagagacacaggaagggaggaggggccgtCCAACCATGTAGGAGCAAGTCCCGCTTCACGGCTGCGCAGCCTCACTTTCCATGCGCTCCCGCGCTTCCTGGCTGCCAAGCCAGGAAGCGCCGCTCACAACTCTGCACGTTTCTCCTCGGGAGACGCTTCTCCCgtgaggtgcagctgctcatGCTTCCGCAGCAAGGCGTTCTCGGCATCACGCCGTCGTTCCACCAAGGCGGCGCGAACCTTCTCCGCCCTCTCCACAtcgccgctgacgcgcaTGAATATCTGCTCAATGCTTGTCTGCGACACCGTGTAGTCAGACACGCAGAGCGCGGCGCGGTTTGCCTGCACACACTGAAAGACGCTGGGCAGGTTCGTGTTCTTGGGCAGTGTAAAGACAAGTCGCCTGCCACGCACCTCGCTGACCTGTGCGGACGGGAAGGACGCAGTGACGAAGGAAACGACCCGCGCTTTtatcgcctccagcgccgccgcctccgccgtggTGGAGGCGCCCGCGTCGGCAGTGGTCGGTGGCTGCACGCGGATGGTCATCTCGAAGCCACTGCCGTACTTCTGCCTCAGATGCACCTTGCTGCCGATGCAGCGCAGTCGCCCGTCCACCATGATAGCCACACAGTCGGCAAGGGCCTCGACCTCCTCGAGGTGGTGCGTGCACAAAATAATtgagcagcggtgccgaaTGGCCTGCATCGAGGTCCACATCTCACGCCGAGCGACGGGATCCATGCCCGCCGACGGCTCGTCGAAGATGACGACCGGCGGCCCACCAATCAGCGACAGTGCGACGCTCAGCTTCCGGCGGTTGCCGCCCGACAATGCTGCCGACGTCGTGTGACGGTATTCGCGCAGGCCagtcagctgcagcagcgcgcgcacaacGTCCTTATGCTGCTCCCGCACGATGCCGCGGATGCCGGCAAAGACACTCAggtgctcctccaccgtcagcAGGTCGAGCGTTGCGTCGAACTGGGGGCAGTACCCAATGCACTGGAGCGCGTCGCGACTTTCCGCCACAATATCGTACCCGCACACGTAGACACGCCCAGTGGTGGGGTAGAACTCCTGGCACAATATTGACATCGTCGTAGTCTTGCCAGCGCCATTCGTGCCGAGAAGGCCAAAGACCTCGCCCGGCACGACGCCGAAGGAGAGATCGTGCACAGCCACCTTGCCGCTATCATACTGCTTGCGCAAGCCGACGACCGCGACGGCGTCCATGATAGGCAGCTGAGCGCCCAAGCTCGGGAAGTCACCGCCGGTGCCCCCAGTTGCGCCAGTCGCCGCCATCTCAAAGGATGCGGAGTCGGCAGTATCGCTCATCCTGTACATGTTCTCCTGCCGCTTCAGGTCTTCGCGGTATGCCtccacgcgccgctgcacctcggcTCGCTCGTCCTCGACGTCGCTATCCTCTCCGACATTGTCATCGGTACTCTCACTCGCGTCGTGCTGCTCTCCGAGCTGATGGCTGCCatggcgccgacggcgcgcgtcgccgccttTGCCCTGCTCCGCGCTCCGTTGAGCCCGTGCGAgagcggtggcgtcgccgttGGCGTCGTagcgccgcagcaacagcctCATCCGCCAGTATGGGTGGTCGATCAGCAGGGTGAGAGCGAGAAACAGCGGCCCCTCGGCCGCCATGTACACGCACGGCCACCCGATAGTCTGCATGGAGAAGGCTGTCAAGCCCGCGTTCTCTACCTGGAAGTGCGAGAGCAGGGCGAGATTCACAATGCCTTCGCTGACGGCGTAGGTGGGAAAAATGCGGAACACCCAGCCCAACCTGTGCGACGTCATCTCTGTCAGCGGCAGGAGTCGCAGCACGAACACCATGATGACCAGAAGGAATCCTGTCACGAACCCGGCTGCCATAACAATGCTCTGCGCACTGGAGTGGGTCGTGAAGAAAAGCTGCACAAAGTACGCGGTGGTCGTGCTACAGAAGCCGAAGACCAGGAGCAGCGTCAATGTCGCGCCAGCGGTGTCGACGCCGATGTACTCCTCGCGACGGAAGATGGCAAAGATCGTCACAACGAGCAGCATCGTCACAACGTACGCCGTCAAGTCGAAGGCAAGGTTGCTGAACCAATAGACGAGGTAGCGCAGGCCGCAGATATCCTGCAAGTGGCGCGACCGGCACTCCCGCTCCTTCACCACCCAGGCAACGCAGTTCGAGGGGAGAAAGGTGAAGGGCACTATAATGATGATGGCTGTCAGCAGCACCTTGATGCCCTTCTCGGAGTCGGACGCGAACCtcgacggcagcgtgccggcgcTCGCCGTGATGGACACGGACGGGCCGCGAGCCTCCCTCAAGAGCAGGTTGTAGAAGTTCACCATGGCTATAGGAAACTCGTGATAGGCGGAGTAGTTCGTCAGCAGCACGACGGTGTTGAAGTCGACCGAAGGCAGCATCGCCACCACAGGATCGCCGCACGCGAGGCCGCTGTACTTGCCGACTTTGCCGTGCGCGAACCACTCGTCTTGGAGAAAGTAGTAGAAGTCCGACAGATTCGCCATGCGCAagtcgcgcgtgtgcaggtTTCGTGCAAGCGACGCGGCCAGGTCGCTGAAGCTTCCGTTGAAGTAGTCCGCGCAGCCCGTCGTGTCCCACAGCGTGTCATACGGGTAGTCGCTCGTGTTCAGCCTCAGCTCTCTGACGGTATACGTTCCCGCCAGGCTCAGCAGCATTGCTAGCAGGATGCATGCGGCGGGGCAGATCACCTGGAAGCAGAGCGCCTTGCGATCACGCTTCATGTTGCAGAACCGCTTGCGCATCATTGCCTCTGTCTGCAGGAGACTCACAGTCGCGGTCGAAAAAGCCACCTCACAGTTCCAGATAACATCACCCGGGAAAACATCCTTCGCTGTCGTttcggccgccgctgctgctgctgcccctgctgctgcccctgctgctgcggcggcggcggctgggaCACGCGGTCGAGAGTGTTCCACGTCCTCCGAGCTCGGCGTCATCGTGTGCTCTGCTGTCGGCTGCATAGACTCTCGGCTGCTTACCACGTCCGCCTGTGATGCACGGTCGCCGGCTTTGGAAGCGGCGGCCTTCGCCGGTCTCGCGAGCCTCGACGAAGACCTGAAGGGTGTGCGGCTCGCCGCGGTCCGCGCATCACCGCGACTGCAGTCCTCCACGTAGCCCGCCCTCGTTGGGCCCGAGCAACTCTGAAGCTGTTCCGAGATGGTGGCCAAGGACGCTgacggctgctgcatcgGGCTGATATTTCGGTCCAGCGCCGAGTGCTGGGACACCTCCTGAGCGCACCCGCCGGAGGGGTCGCGCAGGTAGCCGGCGTTGCGATGGTTGTcctcgtcatcatcgtcCCAGTCAAACTTGTCGCTGGAGGAGTGGTCGCTCTGGCCCttaccgccaccgcggcggcagcagcagcgcaaacGATGCCAGAGATCTGCCAGGCAACTTTTCttggccgccacggcggccgcgcccTCCGCCTTCGCTCGCCTCTTGTCATCctcagcagcgtcgcggaCGATCGTCAGAAACACCTCCTCCAGTGTTGTGGGAGAGATGGCGTAGCCACGAATCCCAATCAGCGGCCCAACCGCGTCGAGCGCGCTCAGCAGTCCTGAGAAGCGCTCCACGTGCTTTGCAGGCAGGCGGTAGCTgacctcgccgccgctgcttgtCAAGCGCTCTGCCTGCGGTACGTGCTGCTGCAAACAGATGTCGAGATCACCGGGGCGTAGCAGCTCGTCGACAGAGATGGTGATGTTGTACCCGATACCGAGCCGCGACTTCAAGAAGAGTGAGCTGCCAGAGCACTTGAGCTGGCCACGGCTCATGATGGCCACCCGGTCACCGAGCAAGTCCGCCTCGTCCATGAAGTGCGTGGTCAGCAGTACGCTTCGGCTGCGCGACATGCGCAGCAACAGCCCCCacgtgtgccgccgcgccgccacgtccATGCCGGCGGTCGGCTCAtcgaggaagacgaggctgctgccacccacgaacgcgacggcgacagacAGCTTCCGCTTCATGCCACCCGAAAGCGCGCGTGCGGGGTCGTTCTGCTTCTTGACAAGATCGACCTCCTTGAGGGTGTGCATCACGGcatcctccagcgccgccccgcGCAGCCCCTTCAGCCGCGCAAAGAACTCGAGGTGCTCACGGCACGTCATCTCCGGCCAGAGAATGTTGTGTTGCGGGCAGAAGCCGATCTGATGGCGGGCGCGCGCCAGATCATAACGGATGGAGTGGCCGCCGATGAAGCAGTCCCCGCCATCCGGGTAGACCATGCCCGTCATCATGTTGATCAACGTCGACTTGCCTGCGCCGTTGTGCCCCAGCAGCACGGAGATGCCGGCGTTCGGCAGCTGCCAGCAGAAGTTCCGCACCGCCACGAagcggcggccaccgtgCTGGAAGAACTTGCGGAGGCCGAGAATGCGCACGGACAGCTGCTCCGGCGCGAAGGTCTCCGCCTCGTACACGCCGTTCGGATCACggccgtcctcgccgtcgtacaggtcctcgtcgtcgtcgtcatccgTTGCAGCGCTGTGCCCAGTGCAGCACCAGCCACTGTTGCCGCCATACGTCTCTTGAGCACCATgagtcccctcccccttctgcgtcgggggcggcggccggGCCTCCCccgcaccactgccgccgtcggTAGCAGACGCTGcttgacgccgccgctgctccgcctgcCTCGCCCTTTCCGCACGCCTGCGACGCCAATGCCGGGCCGGGTCTAGGATAAAGTAGAACGGGTGTTTCGGCACACCGACCGCCTTGGGCAGCACCGCATCGAGGTAGAACATGAGCAGCAGGTACACGCCAAAGTCCAGGACGAGAAATCCGAGGAGCGTGGCGGTGTTTGGGTTGTCATTCGGGTCGAGAAAGATTGCCGCGGCGaagccgtcgccgctctcccGGGCGAGCACGATCTGCAGAATGATCGCGAAGCAGGTTGGCGAGAAGATGCTGAGGCCGAGGTAGATGGCGGGACTGGCCGAGTAGATCGCAAAGATCAGCAAAGACATGGAAAAGTAGAGGAGTGGCGTCATGAGGACCGCCATCCGCGACGTGTCGAACAAGGTGGCCATCAGCCCCGACAGCGGCACGCACGTGAGGGAGAACATGACAAGGACAAGCAGCACGCAGAAGGCGTCGCTCTTCGCCAGGAACGTTGTGCACATCACCAGCGTCATGACGAGGGAAACGATGAACATGAGGGCGACGCTGTGGAGGAACCAGCTGCACCAAAGATATACCGGCTTGAGCCCCATGATCAGCGTCGCCtcccgcacgcgccgctccttctccagcacgaGCCGCCGCGTCAGCTGCGACACCGGGTAGAGAAACGCCATCACGATGACGAAGCCGATGATCGTGTTCGAGGAGGTCAGCACCTGACTCGTCTGGAAGGGCACCCATGGCATGCTGCCCAGGAAGATCGTGAAGCGCGCCTTCGTGCGAAGGGCCGCGCTTGTCGCCAGGATGCTGAAGGCCTTCTCTGGCGTCAAGGCCGCCGAGGATTTGCCCGActcggcgacagcggtgaCGGACTGGACACCGTTGTCCGCTGGCTCCCGCGCCGCCCGCACAGCGTCGAGCAGTTCGTGCGTGTCCAGAACCACGTCCACCGAGTCGTCAGCCGCTGCCTGCGCCCgttgccgctgttgttgcgccgtccgcctctccgccaGGGCCTGAACACTGGCCGCTTCAGCACGCGTCGCACCAGCCGCGTACAGGGATGCGAGGTAGTACTTCACAAGCACGTCCATCAAGGACGGGTAGCCGCTCGCGTAGTACATGTTCGATCGATCGTAgcccccgccgccggagTACGCCTTGTCCACCATCGCCGtgaacggcggcagcgctgtcgaAGCCACTTCAATAGACACGTCCAAGCCGTTCTCGTCCAGCTGGCGGATGTTCACGAGAGCCCATGTGGGCCCACGCTCGCCGCTCCCGATCACgcggtgcgcctcctcgacggtgTCGAAGGTATCATTGTACACATACTGGAAAAACCGAGAGCTGCTGGACAGGGACTGGAGCATGTCCAGTGGAACGTTTTTCGTTGGGGCGAAGTACAGCTTCCCGGACGCCTGGATAGCGTTGATGCGCGTGTTGGAGAAGAGCCCCGCGCCaatcagcagcgacgccgccgccgaatCCCTAAAGAGCAACTTTCGGGCCAGCCACTGGT from Leishmania mexicana MHOM/GT/2001/U1103 complete genome, chromosome 2 includes these protein-coding regions:
- a CDS encoding putative ABC1 transporter — translated: MNTRQPQARRDGSGGVATGAITTATHGVLPRGVPDDRPFTSPPSVVASLSLSGQLPSEPRAAERLQEQSRAPPAATALISTGQAAQGPGAGAPDCSRFDVDAPFPLEDRCVVRPDASSHGSDSYTMHSSSTPSSSRTMGCFACADREGLRSDGNTTTGRGGSSSSAMERDVGDVVGEYYGGRPPSGPGHDGRGRSDDVLPGNRSASFGYGSAPDDRDTVATPPFSESYTMTTMHNGGADGLASPTAGDAGQTRKHGSTWLDQLGATLSRDMIERRRRWGSVALEIAVPLVCTVCVVALWATFGITSSPDYSSLGNISGRGYNFVAGRYQAALCYNETWFGERNYIDGLRPCSSLDALSLMSVTCNTVGEEELPVKGLCYRAEGRGLADFLSGMRSGLARVMPLDDIIAYQWLARKLLFRDSAAASLLIGAGLFSNTRINAIQASGKLYFAPTKNVPLDMLQSLSSSSRFFQYVYNDTFDTVEEAHRVIGSGERGPTWALVNIRQLDENGLDVSIEVASTALPPFTAMVDKAYSGGGGYDRSNMYYASGYPSLMDVLVKYYLASLYAAGATRAEAASVQALAERRTAQQQRQRAQAAADDSVDVVLDTHELLDAVRAAREPADNGVQSVTAVAESGKSSAALTPEKAFSILATSAALRTKARFTIFLGSMPWVPFQTSQVLTSSNTIIGFVIVMAFLYPVSQLTRRLVLEKERRVREATLIMGLKPVYLWCSWFLHSVALMFIVSLVMTLVMCTTFLAKSDAFCVLLVLVMFSLTCVPLSGLMATLFDTSRMAVLMTPLLYFSMSLLIFAIYSASPAIYLGLSIFSPTCFAIILQIVLARESGDGFAAAIFLDPNDNPNTATLLGFLVLDFGVYLLLMFYLDAVLPKAVGVPKHPFYFILDPARHWRRRRAERARQAEQRRRQAASATDGGSGAGEARPPPPTQKGEGTHGAQETYGGNSGWCCTGHSAATDDDDDEDLYDGEDGRDPNGVYEAETFAPEQLSVRILGLRKFFQHGGRRFVAVRNFCWQLPNAGISVLLGHNGAGKSTLINMMTGMVYPDGGDCFIGGHSIRYDLARARHQIGFCPQHNILWPEMTCREHLEFFARLKGLRGAALEDAVMHTLKEVDLVKKQNDPARALSGGMKRKLSVAVAFVGGSSLVFLDEPTAGMDVAARRHTWGLLLRMSRSRSVLLTTHFMDEADLLGDRVAIMSRGQLKCSGSSLFLKSRLGIGYNITISVDELLRPGDLDICLQQHVPQAERLTSSGGEVSYRLPAKHVERFSGLLSALDAVGPLIGIRGYAISPTTLEEVFLTIVRDAAEDDKRRAKAEGAAAVAAKKSCLADLWHRLRCCCRRGGGKGQSDHSSSDKFDWDDDDEDNHRNAGYLRDPSGGCAQEVSQHSALDRNISPMQQPSASLATISEQLQSCSGPTRAGYVEDCSRGDARTAASRTPFRSSSRLARPAKAAASKAGDRASQADVVSSRESMQPTAEHTMTPSSEDVEHSRPRVPAAAAAAAGAAAGAAAAAAAETTAKDVFPGDVIWNCEVAFSTATVSLLQTEAMMRKRFCNMKRDRKALCFQVICPAACILLAMLLSLAGTYTVRELRLNTSDYPYDTLWDTTGCADYFNGSFSDLAASLARNLHTRDLRMANLSDFYYFLQDEWFAHGKVGKYSGLACGDPVVAMLPSVDFNTVVLLTNYSAYHEFPIAMVNFYNLLLREARGPSVSITASAGTLPSRFASDSEKGIKVLLTAIIIIVPFTFLPSNCVAWVVKERECRSRHLQDICGLRYLVYWFSNLAFDLTAYVVTMLLVVTIFAIFRREEYIGVDTAGATLTLLLVFGFCSTTTAYFVQLFFTTHSSAQSIVMAAGFVTGFLLVIMVFVLRLLPLTEMTSHRLGWVFRIFPTYAVSEGIVNLALLSHFQVENAGLTAFSMQTIGWPCVYMAAEGPLFLALTLLIDHPYWRMRLLLRRYDANGDATALARAQRSAEQGKGGDARRRRHGSHQLGEQHDASESTDDNVGEDSDVEDERAEVQRRVEAYREDLKRQENMYRMSDTADSASFEMAATGATGGTGGDFPSLGAQLPIMDAVAVVGLRKQYDSGKVAVHDLSFGVVPGEVFGLLGTNGAGKTTTMSILCQEFYPTTGRVYVCGYDIVAESRDALQCIGYCPQFDATLDLLTVEEHLSVFAGIRGIVREQHKDVVRALLQLTGLREYRHTTSAALSGGNRRKLSVALSLIGGPPVVIFDEPSAGMDPVARREMWTSMQAIRHRCSIILCTHHLEEVEALADCVAIMVDGRLRCIGSKVHLRQKYGSGFEMTIRVQPPTTADAGASTTAEAAALEAIKARVVSFVTASFPSAQVSEVRGRRLVFTLPKNTNLPSVFQCVQANRAALCVSDYTVSQTSIEQIFMRVSGDVERAEKVRAALVERRRDAENALLRKHEQLHLTGEASPEEKRAEL